The genome window AAAAGCCGATGGCGGAGAACCTCGGACAGGCGCGGGAGATGCTTGAAACCTGTTCGCAACACGGTGTGAAATTAGCGATTGACCATCAAGTCCGGTTTAGTGCGCCCTACGAAGCCGCCAGACAGATGATAGCCGAGGGTGTTATCGGTGATATCTTTCGCATCCATGCTGTTTGTGGTGGTGGTGACCTGAAAGACAATGCCACACATACTGTTGATCTTATGCGATATGTCTATGGTGACCGCGCCGTAAGTTGGGTGATCGGTCAGATTGAACGCATCGGCACACCGACTAAATACGATTTACACTCTGAGGATTTCGCTGTCGGTTACTTCAAGTTTGAAGACAACGTTCGGGCTATCATTGAATCGGGCAGCGATACCGCTCCCGGTTATCACCACATCTACTGCTATGGGACGGAAGGTGAGCTTGAATTGGCTGCTCCGGGCGGACCCTCTATCCGCTACCGCACCTCAGAATCGGGTGGGGATTGGGTAACACCGGAACTCCCGTCAGAAAGCAATCCTGTACGAGACATGATTGCGGCTATTGAAGAGGATCGGGAACATCGCTCAAGTGGTCATCAGGGATACGCGACGCACGAGCTGCTCATGGCAATTTATGAATCGTCTCGGAAGCGGCGGCGGATTCATTTACCCCTTGAAGAGATGGAATCACCCTTAACGTTGATGATTGAGGATGGATGGATATAGCATAACGTCGGTTTGACTTAAATACTTACATCTACTTCCATTGTTATTTGCTTGACCTGGCTGATGCGAGGTGCCCACATGAAAGCGTTATTCATTGATGACCATGTTGTTGAGGAAATTGATAATCTCGCACGGAAACTACACCCACTGCAAAAGTTCGACAAGAACGTTGTGCTTCGACCTGAACATCGCTGGGAGAACTGCGGTATTATGATGTGGACAACTCCCGCTTGGGTTCCGGATGAAGCAATTTTCAAGGTGCTTTACTACGCCAGTTCGGAGTCAGATGATCCGGAGGTTAAACTTGACGTAACCGGTGCCCCGATTGGTGGACGGAGTTTTATCTGTTATGCGACCTCGGAGGACGGTGTGAACTGGGAGAAACCGGCTTTGGGACTTCAGGATTATGATGCCCTCACGTGGAGAGGCACCGCGATTGGCACAGAGAACAACATCCTACCGACGGGAGTACCGCTGGGACCGATCTACGATCCACATGACTCCAATGAACAACGCCGGTACAAAGGCATGGGATGGGGAAAAGGGGGTGGCGGATTGACACCAGCAGTCTCCTCGGATTGTCTTCACTGGACATACCTTGATACACCAGTTGTTCCAAGTTCAGACGAGGCGCATTTCGGTTATGACGAGGAGGAAGGTCTATTTATCGCGACCGTCAAGCACGCTGGACCCGATGGCAGATCACCTTATGGACGCAGCTTCTGTTTGAGCACCAGCGAGGACTTTGAGAACTGGAGCGGGTTGGAACTTGTTTTTCATGCCGACCAGATTGATCAGGAGAACGGGGAGGAACGGATACAGAAATTCATTGAGGATCCCGATTATCTCACCCCCATCTACAACCGACCTGAAGAATGGCGCACCGACGTTTATAATTTTCCGGTGTTTCGCTATGAGGGATTGTATCTGGGGTTACCTGTGATGCACCATTGGACTGGGAAGCATCCGCCGCTGTATGAAAACGTGGACAGTCGTAAGTCGGTGGAGCTGGCTTCAAGTCGAGATTTGGGACAATGGGAACGGGTCGCGAACCGCACGCCGTTTATTGAACTATCACCAGTAGGAGATGGCAGTGCTTACGATACAGGGCAGATCTCGGTTGTCAACGGACCGATTAGACGTAACAATGAGTTGTGGTTCTACTATCTTGGGTGTCGTCACCGCAGCCAACCTTTGACAGACATAATGAATAGAAAATACCTCAATAACTTCGCCATGGCACTTGCAAAACTTCGCGTTGACGGTTTTGTGTCGCTCAAGGGGGGTATTGAATGGGGTTCGGTGCTGACCAAGCCGTTGGTTGTGGAGGGTAGCGAACTGCGCGTTAATGTGGACGCTTGGCGCGGGCGGGTGAAGGTTGAGGTTCTCAATGCCGACGATGGACAGCCCCTTCCGGGATACACCTTTGACGAAAGTATCCCGGCGATGATCGATAGTATTGACGAACCGGTACGTTGGAAGGAGAAGGCTGACCTCACTGAGCTTCGTGGCAGGACTGTGCGCCTTCGCTTTTCCATACGCCAAGCGGAACTTTATGCTTTCTGGTTCACTGAGTGATTTAGTGCATTAGATATCTATGGGTAACCACTGTTCAATTCTCATTAAGGAATAACAGAACTATGAACACAGCCATCGAAAAGACAGAAGCACTTATACATTCCACACGAGTACTGGATGCAATGTATGCGGATGATCCTTATCGACCGTGTTATCACTTCACCCCGCCGTTCGGTTGGATGAACGATATCAACGGGTCGATCTTTTGGAAGGGAAGGTACCATATCTTCTATCAGCACAATCCTGAAGGTGGCTATTGGAAATGGATGCAGTGGGGACACGCGTCGAGTGTTGATCTGGTGCATTGGGTGCATCATCCAATCGCTCTAACGCCTGATCTCGACGGACCAGACCGGAATGGATGCTTTAGTGGTGGTGCCCTTGTGAATCTGGAGGGTGTTCCGACGTTCATTTACCATGGGGTCCCCGATGGAACATGTATCGCAACGAGTGATGATGATTTGCTCATTACATGGGACAAGCATCCAGCCAATCCGGTGATTCCAGTCCCAAAACCCGGTGAGGAAGGGCACGGCGAATATATTGTGTTTGACCCGTGTGCTTGGGTGGAAGGCGATACCTATTACGCGCTCGTCGGAAACACGATACCCGGAC of Candidatus Poribacteria bacterium contains these proteins:
- a CDS encoding Gfo/Idh/MocA family oxidoreductase, with the translated sequence KPMAENLGQAREMLETCSQHGVKLAIDHQVRFSAPYEAARQMIAEGVIGDIFRIHAVCGGGDLKDNATHTVDLMRYVYGDRAVSWVIGQIERIGTPTKYDLHSEDFAVGYFKFEDNVRAIIESGSDTAPGYHHIYCYGTEGELELAAPGGPSIRYRTSESGGDWVTPELPSESNPVRDMIAAIEEDREHRSSGHQGYATHELLMAIYESSRKRRRIHLPLEEMESPLTLMIEDGWI